Proteins encoded together in one Thermomonospora curvata DSM 43183 window:
- a CDS encoding response regulator transcription factor, whose translation MTDRTAHRPRPQRAAGARLLVVEDDANIRELLAGSLRFAGFEVVTATSGTTAVEAAHRHRPDLIVLDVMLPDFDGFAVVRRLRSGGTHTPVLFLTARDAVGDRITGLTIGGDDYVTKPFSLEEVIARIHAILRRARGGAAEPSPRMVFADIELDEDSHEVWRAGKPISLSPTEFKLLRYFMANAGRVLSKAQILDHVWNYDFRGDAGIVESYVSALRRKVDNTEPRLIHTLRGVGYVLRQPRRS comes from the coding sequence TTGACCGATCGCACCGCGCACCGGCCGCGGCCCCAGCGGGCCGCCGGGGCCCGGCTGCTGGTCGTCGAGGACGACGCCAACATCCGGGAGCTGCTGGCCGGCAGCCTGCGCTTCGCCGGGTTCGAGGTGGTCACCGCCACCAGCGGCACCACGGCGGTGGAGGCCGCCCACCGGCACCGGCCCGATCTGATCGTGCTGGATGTGATGCTGCCGGACTTCGACGGCTTCGCCGTGGTGCGGCGGCTGCGCTCGGGCGGCACCCACACCCCCGTGCTGTTCCTGACCGCCCGCGACGCCGTCGGCGACCGCATCACCGGGCTGACCATCGGCGGCGACGACTACGTCACCAAGCCCTTCAGCCTGGAGGAGGTCATCGCCCGCATCCACGCCATCTTGCGCCGGGCCCGGGGCGGCGCCGCCGAACCGTCCCCCCGCATGGTGTTCGCCGACATCGAGCTGGACGAAGACAGCCACGAGGTCTGGCGGGCCGGCAAGCCGATCTCGCTGTCGCCGACCGAGTTCAAGCTGCTGCGCTACTTCATGGCCAACGCCGGCCGAGTGCTGTCCAAGGCGCAGATCCTCGACCACGTGTGGAACTACGACTTCCGCGGCGACGCCGGCATCGTCGAGTCGTACGTGTCGGCGCTGCGGCGCAAGGTCGACAACACCGAGCCGAGGCTGATCCACACCCTGCGCGGGGTCGGGTACGTGCTGCGTCAGCCGCGGCGCTCATGA
- a CDS encoding sensor histidine kinase, whose protein sequence is MTGPAARRAGGPLGTLRSLPDRTPLWVKLIAAVLLLVTAGLTVTGVAGVSVLRGYLVDRVDEQLGQSARRLAGQIARPPPGPAGGPIVLRVPGDMSLQIRDADGTVRSDTQAQDADGGPRIPAELAGRYGTPFTVPDVRSGPSWRVLAVPLKDGSSMIVGMSLGETERTVDRLIAIDLLVGLVVLVVLAGLGVWVVRVSLRPLTGIEQIAGAIAAGDLSRRVPQADPRTEVGRLAGSLNGMLAQIEAAFRARAASEHTARESERRMRRFIADAGHELRTPLTAIRGFAELYRQGAARDAAEIDRLIGRIEDAASRMGLLVEDLLLLARLDRQRPLERRPVDLLAVAAEAVQEARVLAPDRDIELSVESGMAYQVLGDEPRLHQVLSNLLTNAVRHTPAGTPVRVRLRPGTPAEERALRERGAAAGTSAVVCEVADSGPGLTREQAERVFERFYRADESRSREDGGTGLGLALVAALAAAHGGLAQVETAPGRGATFRVLLPQAPD, encoded by the coding sequence ATGACCGGGCCTGCGGCGCGCCGGGCGGGCGGCCCGCTCGGGACGCTGCGTTCGCTGCCGGACCGCACCCCGCTGTGGGTCAAGCTGATCGCGGCGGTGCTGCTGCTGGTCACCGCGGGGCTGACGGTGACCGGCGTGGCCGGGGTGTCGGTGCTGCGCGGATACCTGGTGGACCGGGTCGATGAGCAGCTGGGCCAAAGCGCCCGGCGCCTGGCCGGGCAGATCGCCCGCCCGCCGCCCGGCCCCGCCGGCGGCCCCATCGTGCTGCGCGTCCCCGGCGACATGTCCCTGCAGATCCGCGACGCCGACGGCACCGTCCGCAGCGACACCCAGGCGCAGGACGCCGACGGCGGCCCCCGCATCCCCGCCGAGCTGGCAGGGCGCTACGGGACGCCGTTCACCGTGCCGGATGTGCGCTCCGGCCCGTCCTGGCGGGTGCTGGCCGTCCCGCTGAAGGACGGCTCCAGCATGATCGTCGGGATGAGCCTGGGGGAGACCGAGCGCACCGTGGACCGCCTGATCGCCATCGACCTGCTGGTGGGCCTGGTGGTCTTGGTGGTGCTGGCGGGCCTGGGCGTGTGGGTGGTGCGCGTCAGCCTGCGTCCGCTGACCGGCATCGAGCAGATCGCCGGGGCCATCGCCGCCGGCGACCTGTCCCGCCGCGTCCCGCAGGCCGACCCGCGCACCGAGGTGGGCCGGCTGGCCGGCTCCCTGAACGGGATGCTGGCCCAGATCGAGGCCGCCTTCCGGGCCCGCGCGGCCTCCGAGCACACCGCCCGGGAGTCCGAGCGGCGGATGCGGCGGTTCATCGCCGACGCCGGGCATGAGCTGCGCACCCCGCTGACGGCCATCCGCGGCTTCGCCGAGCTGTACCGGCAGGGCGCCGCCCGCGACGCGGCCGAGATCGACCGCCTGATCGGCCGGATCGAGGACGCCGCCTCCCGGATGGGCCTGCTGGTGGAGGACCTGCTGCTGCTGGCCCGGCTGGACCGGCAGCGGCCGCTGGAGCGCCGCCCGGTGGACCTGCTGGCGGTGGCCGCCGAGGCCGTCCAGGAGGCCCGGGTGCTGGCCCCCGACCGCGACATCGAGCTGTCGGTGGAAAGCGGCATGGCCTACCAGGTGCTGGGGGACGAGCCGCGGCTGCACCAGGTGCTGAGCAACCTGCTCACCAACGCCGTCCGGCACACCCCCGCCGGCACCCCGGTGCGGGTGCGGCTGCGTCCCGGCACTCCCGCCGAGGAGCGGGCGCTGCGCGAGCGGGGCGCAGCGGCGGGCACGTCCGCCGTGGTGTGCGAGGTCGCCGACAGCGGCCCCGGCCTGACCCGCGAGCAGGCCGAGCGGGTCTTCGAACGCTTCTACCGGGCCGATGAGTCCCGCAGCCGCGAGGACGGCGGCACCGGCCTGGGCCTGGCCCTCGTGGCCGCCCTGGCCGCCGCGCACGGCGGCCTGGCCCAGGTGGAGACCGCGCCCGGCCGGGGCGCGACCTTCCGGGTGCTGCTGCCGCAGGCCCCGGACTGA
- a CDS encoding S1C family serine protease, whose amino-acid sequence MSERLGDHMNADKPHRDTGHRSPHVAPHGPGRRPAEAEPGVRPAGVHASRGGPQTSGAGADAFQPGARGTGADMSGSQEAPAGSGVGHVQAPGAHPAGPQASGAGSHVPWTGVQWAGGHVDRPWAGLDGAQGRAAGVRPAAGPPGVVSGESGPWGPPQAPPGWTLRRRLVTFGAAVLIAAGAGGAGAAAAVALLGDGGAAGRSAASSSAVGAAPRSVAEVAAAVQPSVVSIRAVSRSAESEGSGVVLRADGTIITNAHVVFGAARIQVKFSDGRTATAEVVGADAEHDIAVIRAQGVSGLQPARIGDSGELAVGDTVLAVGSPLGLDGSVTAGIVSALGRTLQSGSQPGPGGPPPGFGRRARQEQTTTIENAIQTDAAINPGNSGGALVDAAGRVVGINTAIATTDQDGGNIGVGFAIPINAAMESANRIIAAS is encoded by the coding sequence GTGAGCGAACGACTGGGGGACCACATGAACGCCGACAAGCCACACCGCGACACCGGCCACCGGTCACCGCACGTCGCCCCCCACGGCCCCGGCCGGCGGCCGGCCGAAGCCGAACCGGGCGTCCGCCCGGCCGGCGTGCACGCCTCCCGGGGCGGTCCGCAGACCTCCGGGGCCGGTGCGGACGCTTTCCAGCCGGGGGCGCGGGGAACAGGAGCCGACATGAGCGGCTCCCAGGAGGCCCCCGCCGGTTCGGGCGTCGGTCATGTGCAGGCACCGGGCGCTCACCCGGCCGGTCCGCAGGCGTCCGGGGCCGGTTCGCACGTTCCGTGGACGGGAGTGCAGTGGGCGGGCGGCCACGTGGACCGGCCGTGGGCCGGCCTGGACGGTGCGCAGGGGCGGGCGGCGGGTGTGCGGCCCGCCGCCGGGCCGCCGGGGGTTGTGAGCGGTGAAAGCGGCCCCTGGGGGCCGCCGCAGGCGCCGCCGGGGTGGACGTTGCGGCGCAGGCTGGTGACCTTCGGGGCCGCCGTGCTGATCGCCGCCGGGGCCGGAGGGGCCGGGGCGGCGGCCGCGGTGGCGTTGCTCGGGGACGGCGGGGCGGCCGGCCGGTCCGCGGCGTCCTCATCGGCGGTGGGCGCCGCGCCGCGGTCGGTCGCCGAGGTCGCGGCGGCCGTGCAGCCGAGCGTGGTATCCATCCGGGCCGTCTCGCGGTCGGCCGAGAGCGAGGGGTCGGGGGTCGTGCTGCGGGCGGACGGGACGATCATCACCAACGCCCACGTGGTCTTTGGCGCCGCGCGCATCCAGGTCAAGTTCAGCGACGGCAGGACCGCCACCGCCGAGGTGGTGGGCGCCGACGCCGAGCACGACATCGCGGTGATCAGGGCCCAGGGGGTGTCGGGGCTGCAGCCGGCCCGTATCGGCGACAGCGGTGAGCTGGCGGTCGGCGACACGGTGCTGGCCGTGGGCAGTCCGCTGGGCCTGGACGGCTCGGTCACCGCCGGCATCGTCAGCGCGCTCGGCCGCACCCTGCAAAGCGGCTCCCAGCCGGGGCCGGGCGGCCCGCCGCCCGGGTTCGGCCGCCGGGCCCGGCAGGAGCAGACGACCACCATCGAGAACGCCATCCAGACCGACGCGGCCATCAACCCGGGCAACTCCGGGGGCGCGCTGGTCGATGCGGCCGGGCGGGTCGTGGGCATCAACACCGCCATCGCCACCACCGACCAGGACGGCGGCAACATCGGGGTGGGCTTCGCCATCCCGATCAACGCGGCGATGGAGTCCGCGAACAGGATCATCGCCGCGTCCTGA
- a CDS encoding oxygenase MpaB family protein — protein sequence MSDRYFQDDDIICRVAQEGILIAGGGVASLLQTSHPKVGQGVHDHSYTFDDPTARLRNTMGWVYTVVFGTKEEADQLSAIVTRMHDKVTGPGYQANDPELQVWVASTLFAVAAQLYQRLFGKFTPEELEEYYQQSKIYATILGCPEDRMPATYPEFREYYARMVNTLKINDASRYVADGVLHPKKLPWFMRPGLIPIRLITYGMMPPPIREQYGWKWNLFREIQFHLLMEFLALVYPRLPKRVRTLPRDFYLHQIRKMLRNRAFDKPRLKVSSRAA from the coding sequence ATGAGTGACAGGTATTTCCAGGACGACGACATCATCTGCCGCGTCGCCCAGGAGGGCATCCTGATCGCCGGCGGCGGCGTGGCCTCGTTGTTGCAGACCTCCCACCCCAAGGTCGGGCAGGGCGTGCACGACCACAGCTACACCTTTGACGACCCGACGGCCCGGTTGCGCAACACCATGGGCTGGGTCTACACGGTCGTGTTCGGCACCAAGGAGGAGGCCGACCAGCTCAGCGCGATCGTCACCCGGATGCACGACAAGGTCACCGGGCCCGGCTACCAAGCCAACGACCCCGAGCTGCAGGTGTGGGTGGCCTCCACGCTGTTCGCCGTGGCGGCCCAGCTCTACCAGCGGCTGTTCGGCAAGTTCACGCCCGAGGAGCTGGAGGAGTACTACCAGCAGTCCAAGATCTACGCGACGATCCTCGGCTGCCCCGAGGACCGCATGCCGGCGACCTACCCGGAGTTCCGCGAGTACTACGCCCGCATGGTCAACACGCTGAAGATCAACGACGCCTCCCGGTACGTCGCCGACGGCGTGCTGCACCCCAAGAAGCTGCCGTGGTTCATGCGGCCGGGGCTCATCCCGATCCGGCTGATCACCTACGGGATGATGCCCCCGCCGATCCGCGAGCAGTACGGCTGGAAGTGGAACCTGTTCCGGGAGATCCAGTTCCACCTGCTGATGGAGTTTCTGGCCCTGGTCTACCCCAGGCTGCCCAAACGGGTGCGCACCCTGCCGCGCGACTTCTACCTGCACCAGATCCGCAAGATGCTGCGCAACCGGGCCTTCGACAAGCCCCGCCTGAAGGTGAGCTCCCGGGCCGCCTGA
- the arfB gene encoding alternative ribosome rescue aminoacyl-tRNA hydrolase ArfB: protein MPPAIRVRGSVTIPETELRWRFSRSSGPGGQHVNTSATAAELSFDVAGSPSLPEPYKRRALERLAGRLNGGVLTIRAEEHRSQKLNRDAARARLAALLTEATAPPPKKRRPTKPSRRVHKRRLENKRRRGALKRERSSRWHWH from the coding sequence ATGCCCCCCGCGATCCGTGTCCGCGGCTCGGTCACCATCCCCGAGACCGAGCTGCGCTGGCGTTTCTCCCGGTCGTCGGGACCCGGCGGGCAGCACGTCAACACCAGCGCCACCGCCGCCGAACTGTCCTTCGACGTGGCCGGCTCGCCCTCGCTGCCCGAGCCCTACAAGCGCCGCGCCCTGGAACGCCTGGCCGGCCGGCTGAACGGCGGGGTGCTCACCATCCGCGCCGAGGAGCACCGCTCCCAAAAGCTCAACCGGGACGCCGCCCGCGCCCGCCTGGCCGCCCTGCTGACCGAGGCGACCGCCCCGCCGCCCAAGAAACGCCGCCCCACCAAGCCCAGCCGCCGCGTCCACAAGCGCCGGCTGGAGAACAAACGCCGCCGCGGCGCGCTCAAACGCGAACGCTCAAGCCGCTGGCACTGGCACTGA
- the def gene encoding peptide deformylase — protein MAVTRSPKGRGEVRPIRRLGDPVLRTECDPVRTFDAGLRRLVDDMFATMYAANGAGLAANQIGVSLQVFVYDCEDDLGRRHVGHVINPVLVAEDGDIVVEDEGCLSVPGLRFPTPRYRHAVVEGVDLDNKPLRIEGTGYFARCLQHETYHLRGGVYIDVLKGETRREAMRAIRSAGLS, from the coding sequence ATGGCCGTGACCCGATCCCCAAAGGGCCGCGGCGAGGTGCGGCCGATCCGGCGGCTGGGCGACCCGGTGCTGCGGACCGAGTGCGACCCGGTGCGCACCTTCGACGCCGGGCTGCGCCGCCTGGTCGACGACATGTTCGCCACGATGTACGCGGCCAACGGCGCCGGTCTGGCCGCCAATCAGATCGGGGTGTCGCTGCAGGTCTTCGTCTACGACTGCGAGGACGATCTCGGCCGGCGCCACGTCGGGCATGTGATCAATCCGGTGCTGGTGGCCGAGGACGGCGACATCGTGGTCGAGGACGAGGGCTGCCTGTCGGTGCCCGGCCTGCGTTTTCCCACCCCCCGCTACCGGCACGCCGTGGTGGAGGGCGTGGATCTGGACAACAAGCCGCTGCGCATCGAGGGCACCGGCTACTTCGCCCGCTGTCTGCAGCACGAGACCTACCATCTGCGCGGCGGCGTCTACATCGACGTCCTCAAGGGCGAGACCCGCCGTGAGGCCATGCGCGCCATCCGCTCCGCCGGTCTGTCCTGA
- a CDS encoding gamma carbonic anhydrase family protein yields MSMSYVGSLGEAEPDIHPQAWVAPGAVVIGKVRLGRGSSVWYGSVLRGDDEEIIVGEDCNIQDLCCLHADPGTPAVLEDRVSLGHKAMVHGAHVETGALIGIGAIVLNGARIGAGTLVAAGALVGPGKKIPSGVLVAGVPGRVVRELTDDDRLVLEHTWRIYTKKAEHHRTAARWRTGT; encoded by the coding sequence ATGAGCATGAGCTATGTGGGATCCCTGGGGGAGGCCGAGCCGGACATCCACCCGCAGGCGTGGGTCGCGCCGGGCGCGGTGGTCATCGGCAAGGTGCGGCTGGGCCGGGGCTCCAGCGTCTGGTACGGGTCGGTGCTGCGCGGCGACGACGAGGAGATCATCGTCGGCGAGGACTGCAACATCCAGGACCTTTGCTGCCTGCACGCCGACCCCGGCACCCCGGCCGTCCTGGAGGACCGGGTGAGCCTGGGGCACAAGGCCATGGTCCACGGCGCCCACGTGGAGACCGGCGCGCTGATCGGCATCGGCGCGATCGTGCTGAACGGGGCGCGGATCGGCGCCGGCACCCTGGTGGCCGCCGGCGCGCTGGTCGGGCCGGGCAAGAAGATCCCCTCCGGGGTCCTGGTGGCCGGGGTCCCCGGCCGGGTGGTCCGCGAGCTCACCGACGACGACCGGCTGGTGCTGGAGCACACCTGGCGGATCTACACCAAGAAGGCCGAGCATCACCGCACCGCCGCCCGCTGGCGGACCGGCACCTGA
- a CDS encoding AAA family ATPase — protein MRAMVSAGWWPSAPPQQRQHVIAGRMLVLPDGTWWLFGAWARWYRLHPSDGQWYLCPPPQAPATRMAARPAPQTGRLPMLPPHVLPAGPDFTFQAPAPLPFVGHGISPEVTDRVRATIEQAAALPAADYPHWWALFSSDVPSTVAATWGVMLWCAVAPVFDSRLDEQMLRLWEPYRARPLPEVDGPRWLTPPPLEALVGLYAERLRAGRVDAAVSVLRTMWAMAGALRDDPRFQARADALLAILNATLANPQMDYGVLPYGDQALVQQWLTRCPPSLAPALRHESSPGDNVRHAYYEFAEALVPIAGDPADPAYIEPRLVAAALLAADLAKVRQDVAAQVVPWLDPEIRYTIQAVQGQTGHPLRRLWPQDARLPEQLRAGLEGGERAESLLASAYALDLAWCRLVGIPARPRGFPMPTAILGEIIGASRARAAVAAAPITPPPGVSQPLQQAGRPGQPGTPPGGMPAAPAGPVGQPGGLPGAPASGSVHPAGRQPEPGQPFMQAPAEPPVANPAGGQGFVIEPPQSFQPPEGDGEAGDGFVVPYTRLGFVRPDGPPPQQPAAENRSPAPEPAGRELPFDPAATRLDDGAGSARPAAGPPRTRILGQDDILGDAPGETPGDGPDGEAARQGPPVPPAPNPALGGGTRIMSETMIADFDYLDEAPMPQVEQIAPPPERPGGDDGRVVERYGISFLSGREDVTVLLEELRTHPAWSAGAADMEATRIDGRPGSGPPPSVLLVGSPHTGQRRLSRMIALALAEIGIGDGAIRTADAADVRGAAPEQLAAVLEPGGPTLLFERLDVAILEAADPEAMVRSVRSVRTRPGPTTLIATCEPRHFKRLSQDHPELIELFRVYRLPDLTRPETRMRLLYLLADERRVTLDADALEAAEADLRRLRGPGDLVNARLVEAYLDQACQRGMERAGAAQSRLVLSAQDFAGVAEAIEPALRPPGDIDGYLRQLDALLGLEDVKAAVEELVAEAQMAAERIRHGVAPGTQGRHLLFLGPPGTGKTTVAGLVGGIYAALGLLSSGHVVACRPVHLAGRDAVDTDNRVAAMVEQAMGGVLLIQEAYRLDRVPQVVEELQRQLADCGDRLLMICTSPAAEMEGFLAGHPSFRAHFARTLEFQGLDDRQLVQLFQSYAERDLYLLDEELRVELLTRFERMRQDPSFAYARTVRQMFEQTVARQAARLAGMDVNAATVARLTVRDLPESPLERMLGNFQRDPRG, from the coding sequence ATGCGGGCCATGGTGTCCGCCGGCTGGTGGCCGTCGGCGCCGCCGCAGCAGCGCCAGCACGTGATCGCCGGGCGCATGCTGGTGCTGCCCGACGGCACCTGGTGGCTGTTCGGCGCCTGGGCCCGCTGGTACCGCCTGCACCCCTCCGACGGCCAGTGGTACCTGTGCCCGCCGCCGCAGGCCCCGGCCACCCGGATGGCGGCGCGGCCGGCCCCGCAGACGGGCCGGCTGCCGATGCTGCCGCCGCACGTGCTGCCCGCCGGCCCCGACTTCACCTTCCAGGCGCCCGCCCCGCTGCCGTTCGTCGGGCACGGCATCTCCCCCGAGGTGACCGACCGGGTGCGCGCCACCATCGAACAGGCGGCCGCGCTCCCGGCCGCCGACTACCCCCACTGGTGGGCGCTGTTCTCCTCCGACGTCCCCAGCACGGTCGCGGCGACCTGGGGCGTGATGCTGTGGTGCGCCGTCGCGCCGGTGTTCGACTCCCGGCTGGACGAGCAGATGCTGCGGCTGTGGGAGCCGTACCGCGCCCGGCCGCTGCCGGAGGTCGACGGGCCCCGCTGGCTCACCCCGCCGCCGCTGGAGGCGCTGGTGGGGCTGTATGCCGAACGGCTGCGCGCCGGCCGGGTGGACGCGGCGGTGTCGGTGCTGCGCACCATGTGGGCGATGGCCGGGGCGCTGCGCGACGACCCGCGCTTTCAGGCCCGCGCCGACGCCCTGCTGGCGATCTTGAACGCCACTTTGGCCAACCCCCAGATGGACTACGGCGTGCTGCCGTACGGGGACCAGGCGCTCGTCCAGCAGTGGCTGACCCGCTGCCCGCCGAGCCTGGCGCCGGCGCTGCGGCACGAAAGCTCACCCGGCGACAACGTCCGGCACGCCTACTACGAGTTCGCCGAGGCCCTCGTCCCGATCGCCGGGGACCCGGCCGACCCCGCCTACATCGAGCCGCGGCTGGTGGCCGCCGCGCTGCTGGCCGCCGACCTGGCCAAGGTGCGCCAGGACGTGGCCGCCCAGGTGGTGCCCTGGCTGGACCCGGAGATCCGCTACACCATCCAGGCGGTGCAGGGGCAGACCGGGCACCCGCTGCGCCGGCTGTGGCCGCAGGACGCGCGGCTGCCCGAGCAGCTGCGCGCCGGGCTGGAGGGCGGCGAGCGGGCCGAATCGCTCCTGGCCTCCGCCTACGCGCTGGATCTGGCCTGGTGCCGCCTGGTGGGCATCCCGGCCCGGCCGCGGGGCTTCCCGATGCCCACCGCGATCCTGGGCGAGATCATCGGGGCGAGCCGGGCGCGGGCCGCGGTGGCGGCCGCCCCGATCACCCCGCCGCCGGGGGTCTCCCAGCCGCTGCAGCAGGCCGGCCGCCCCGGGCAGCCGGGCACGCCGCCCGGGGGGATGCCGGCGGCGCCGGCCGGCCCGGTCGGCCAGCCCGGCGGGCTTCCCGGCGCCCCGGCCTCCGGCAGCGTCCATCCCGCGGGCCGGCAGCCCGAGCCCGGTCAGCCGTTCATGCAGGCGCCCGCCGAGCCCCCGGTGGCGAACCCGGCCGGCGGGCAGGGGTTCGTCATCGAGCCGCCGCAGTCCTTCCAGCCGCCGGAAGGGGACGGGGAGGCCGGCGACGGTTTCGTCGTCCCCTACACCCGGCTCGGTTTCGTCCGCCCGGACGGCCCGCCGCCGCAGCAGCCGGCGGCCGAGAACCGTTCCCCTGCGCCGGAGCCGGCCGGGCGGGAGCTGCCCTTCGACCCGGCGGCCACCCGCCTCGACGACGGCGCGGGTTCGGCCCGTCCCGCCGCCGGCCCGCCGCGCACCCGCATCCTCGGCCAGGACGACATCCTCGGCGATGCCCCCGGTGAGACCCCCGGTGATGGGCCCGACGGCGAGGCCGCCCGGCAGGGGCCGCCGGTGCCACCCGCCCCGAACCCGGCCCTGGGCGGGGGCACCCGGATCATGTCCGAGACCATGATCGCGGACTTCGACTACCTGGACGAGGCTCCGATGCCGCAGGTGGAGCAGATCGCCCCGCCGCCTGAGCGGCCCGGCGGCGACGACGGGCGGGTGGTCGAGCGCTACGGCATCAGCTTCCTGTCCGGCCGGGAGGACGTGACCGTCCTGCTGGAGGAGCTGCGCACGCACCCGGCCTGGTCGGCGGGCGCCGCCGACATGGAGGCCACCCGCATCGACGGCCGTCCGGGGTCGGGGCCCCCGCCCAGCGTGCTGCTGGTCGGCAGCCCGCACACCGGGCAGCGCCGGCTGTCCCGCATGATCGCGCTGGCGTTGGCCGAGATCGGGATCGGCGACGGGGCGATCCGCACCGCCGACGCCGCCGACGTGCGCGGCGCCGCGCCCGAGCAGCTGGCCGCGGTGCTGGAGCCGGGCGGCCCGACGCTGCTGTTCGAGCGGCTGGACGTGGCGATCCTGGAGGCCGCCGACCCGGAGGCGATGGTGCGCTCGGTGCGCTCGGTGCGCACCCGGCCCGGCCCCACCACGCTGATCGCCACCTGCGAGCCGCGGCACTTCAAGCGGCTCTCCCAGGACCATCCGGAGCTGATCGAGCTCTTCCGCGTCTACCGGCTGCCGGATCTGACCCGCCCGGAGACCCGGATGAGGCTGCTGTACCTGCTGGCCGACGAGCGCCGGGTCACCCTCGACGCCGACGCCCTGGAGGCCGCCGAGGCCGACCTGCGGCGGCTGCGCGGCCCCGGCGACCTGGTCAACGCCCGCCTGGTGGAGGCCTACCTGGACCAGGCGTGCCAGCGGGGCATGGAGCGGGCCGGCGCCGCGCAGAGCCGGCTGGTGCTGTCGGCCCAGGACTTCGCCGGGGTGGCCGAGGCGATCGAGCCGGCGCTGCGCCCGCCCGGCGACATCGACGGCTACCTGCGGCAGCTGGACGCCCTGCTGGGGCTGGAGGACGTCAAGGCGGCGGTGGAGGAACTGGTCGCCGAGGCGCAGATGGCCGCCGAGCGGATCCGCCACGGGGTCGCTCCCGGCACGCAGGGGCGGCACCTGCTGTTCCTCGGCCCGCCCGGCACCGGCAAGACCACCGTGGCCGGGCTGGTCGGCGGCATCTACGCCGCGCTCGGGCTGCTGAGCTCCGGGCACGTGGTGGCCTGCCGCCCGGTCCACCTGGCGGGCCGGGACGCGGTGGACACCGACAACCGGGTGGCCGCCATGGTCGAGCAGGCGATGGGCGGGGTGCTGCTCATCCAGGAGGCCTACCGGCTGGACCGCGTCCCGCAGGTGGTGGAGGAGCTGCAGCGGCAGCTGGCCGACTGCGGCGACAGGCTGCTGATGATCTGCACCAGCCCGGCGGCCGAGATGGAGGGCTTCTTGGCCGGGCACCCCTCCTTCCGCGCCCACTTCGCGCGGACGCTGGAGTTCCAGGGCCTGGACGACCGGCAGCTGGTCCAGCTCTTCCAGAGCTACGCCGAGCGGGACCTGTACCTGCTGGACGAGGAGCTGCGGGTGGAGCTGCTGACCCGGTTCGAGCGGATGCGCCAGGACCCGTCGTTCGCCTACGCCCGCACGGTCCGCCAGATGTTCGAGCAGACCGTGGCCCGGCAGGCCGCCCGGCTGGCCGGCATGGACGTCAACGCCGCCACCGTCGCCCGGCTCACCGTCCGTGACCTGCCCGAATCCCCACTGGAGCGGATGCTGGGGAACTTCCAGCGCGACCCGCGGGGCTGA
- a CDS encoding DUF47 domain-containing protein has protein sequence MRLRLTPREDSFYDMFAASANNLVTAARLLVELISDGADREAIAEKLRACEHAGDEATHAIMHRLNETFITPFDREDIYRLASQIDDVMDDMEEAADLVVLYKIDQLPKGVVQQVEVLERAAELTAEAMPRLRSMKELNEYWIEINRLENQGDQIYRRLLAHLFNGSYDTLTVMKLKEVIDRLEGATDAFEHVANTVETIAVKES, from the coding sequence GTGCGACTGCGTCTCACGCCTCGTGAGGACAGCTTCTACGACATGTTCGCCGCCTCGGCGAACAACCTGGTCACGGCAGCCAGGCTGCTCGTGGAACTCATCAGCGACGGCGCCGACCGAGAAGCCATCGCGGAGAAGCTGCGCGCCTGCGAACACGCAGGCGACGAGGCGACTCACGCGATCATGCACCGGCTGAACGAAACCTTCATCACGCCGTTCGATCGGGAGGACATCTACCGGCTGGCGTCCCAGATCGACGATGTGATGGACGACATGGAAGAGGCCGCCGACCTCGTCGTGCTCTACAAGATCGATCAGTTGCCCAAGGGGGTCGTGCAGCAGGTCGAGGTGCTGGAGCGGGCCGCCGAGCTGACCGCCGAGGCGATGCCGCGGCTGCGCTCGATGAAGGAGCTCAACGAGTACTGGATTGAGATCAACCGGCTGGAGAACCAGGGCGACCAGATCTACCGGCGGTTGCTGGCCCACCTGTTCAACGGCTCCTACGACACGCTGACGGTGATGAAGCTCAAAGAGGTCATCGACCGGCTGGAGGGCGCCACCGACGCCTTCGAGCACGTGGCCAACACCGTCGAGACCATCGCGGTCAAAGAGTCATGA